A genomic window from Candidatus Kouleothrix ribensis includes:
- a CDS encoding TIGR00725 family protein, protein MAPSERRKPIIAVCGAGQCDSSMAALAELVGRGIAAGGATLICGGLGGVMEAACRGARAAGGLTVGILPGDDAGAANPEVLVPIATGLGEVRSLVVARAADVLIAIGGEYGTLAEIALARKIGRPVIGLRSWNLGRNSAGEPHILMVNSPEAAVAAALGYCKRR, encoded by the coding sequence ATGGCGCCTTCCGAACGGCGAAAACCGATCATTGCTGTGTGCGGTGCCGGCCAGTGCGATAGCAGCATGGCGGCGCTGGCCGAGCTGGTTGGCCGCGGCATCGCGGCCGGCGGGGCCACGCTGATCTGCGGGGGCCTGGGCGGCGTGATGGAGGCCGCCTGCCGCGGTGCGCGTGCGGCCGGCGGCCTGACCGTGGGCATCCTGCCGGGCGACGACGCCGGCGCGGCCAACCCCGAGGTGCTGGTGCCGATCGCTACCGGCCTGGGCGAGGTGCGTAGCCTGGTCGTTGCGCGTGCGGCCGATGTGCTGATCGCGATCGGCGGCGAGTATGGCACGCTGGCCGAGATCGCGCTGGCGCGCAAGATCGGCCGGCCGGTGATCGGCCTGCGGAGCTGGAACCTGGGCCGCAACAGCGCCGGCGAACCACATATTCTGATGGTCAATTCACCCGAGGCAGCCGTGGCCGCCGCGCTCGGCTATTGCAAGCGCCGCTAG
- a CDS encoding cellulase family glycosylhydrolase, which produces MRKRAFAALMILTILSGYIAWPRASSAAPHRPEEVPDTIPPFLSQYYNETQHAAMNSFQVFWQRTPNALFVLGYPISQPFIEESFTNPGEFYRVQYFERAVLEEHPENAGSQYYILGRLMGNQIIRGREGEAPFQAIGDPGDGTYDSATSHTLRDGPAPFRSFWLNNGGLDVFGRPKSEQFQEVNQANGQTYWVQYFERQRMEWHPDEPDPKYQILLGLLGNEYRDAKHKGAAPFQPISPDQVPNPPQLQPSTFVYGFNAILYNQGAPWQDRQRVLGLSKNAGVYWIRQQVRWMDLQGAPGTPCYQVCWGELDNIVNDAANAGVKLLISVVAAPSWATPDGRNGLPAREHFGDFNFFMGKMAERYRGKVQAYEIWNEQNLAHENGGRVANANVYMDMLVGASQAIRANDSSAIVVSGAPSSTETNRSDVAISDITFLRQMFADPRFRSSVDVVGAHPGGQSNPPDTMWPDNPGAGPGWTTSREFYFRRVEDVRQAMLDNGLGDMKVWVTEFGWATRNNTPGYGFGNNTSLDEQAAYIKRAFEMGRNEYGAWMGGMFLWQLNFAVLWKYNGNELHEQASFGVLNGDWSPRPSYYAIQSIPKN; this is translated from the coding sequence ATGCGGAAACGTGCCTTTGCCGCCCTCATGATCCTCACGATCCTCAGCGGGTATATCGCCTGGCCGCGCGCCAGCTCGGCCGCACCACACCGCCCCGAGGAAGTGCCGGATACCATCCCGCCGTTCTTGTCGCAGTATTACAACGAGACCCAACACGCGGCAATGAACTCGTTCCAGGTGTTCTGGCAGCGCACGCCCAACGCCCTGTTCGTGCTGGGCTACCCGATCTCGCAGCCGTTCATCGAGGAGAGCTTCACCAATCCAGGCGAGTTCTACCGTGTGCAGTATTTCGAGCGCGCTGTGCTGGAAGAGCACCCTGAAAATGCCGGCTCGCAGTACTACATCCTCGGCCGGCTGATGGGCAATCAGATCATCCGCGGCCGCGAGGGTGAGGCGCCGTTCCAGGCGATCGGCGATCCCGGCGACGGCACGTACGACTCGGCCACCAGCCATACCCTGCGCGATGGCCCGGCGCCGTTCCGCAGCTTCTGGCTGAACAATGGCGGCCTCGATGTGTTCGGCCGGCCTAAATCCGAGCAGTTCCAGGAAGTTAACCAGGCCAACGGCCAGACCTACTGGGTGCAGTACTTCGAGCGCCAGCGCATGGAATGGCACCCCGACGAGCCCGACCCCAAGTATCAGATCTTGCTGGGTCTGCTGGGCAATGAGTACCGCGACGCCAAGCACAAGGGCGCGGCGCCGTTCCAACCGATCAGCCCCGACCAGGTGCCGAACCCACCACAGCTGCAGCCCTCGACCTTTGTGTACGGCTTCAACGCCATCCTCTACAACCAGGGCGCGCCATGGCAAGATCGCCAGCGCGTGCTGGGCCTGTCGAAAAACGCCGGCGTCTACTGGATTCGCCAGCAGGTGCGCTGGATGGATCTGCAGGGCGCGCCGGGAACCCCCTGCTACCAGGTGTGCTGGGGCGAGCTCGACAACATCGTGAACGACGCCGCGAACGCGGGGGTGAAGCTGCTGATCAGTGTGGTGGCGGCGCCGAGCTGGGCTACCCCCGATGGCCGCAACGGCCTGCCGGCGCGCGAGCACTTCGGCGACTTCAACTTCTTCATGGGCAAGATGGCCGAACGCTACCGGGGCAAAGTCCAGGCTTACGAGATCTGGAACGAGCAGAACCTGGCCCACGAGAACGGCGGGCGCGTGGCCAACGCCAACGTCTACATGGACATGCTGGTCGGCGCGTCGCAGGCCATCCGCGCCAACGACTCGAGCGCGATCGTGGTGTCGGGGGCGCCATCATCGACCGAGACGAACCGCTCGGATGTGGCGATCAGCGATATTACCTTCTTGCGCCAGATGTTCGCCGACCCGCGCTTCCGCTCGAGCGTCGATGTGGTCGGCGCCCACCCCGGCGGCCAGTCGAACCCGCCCGACACCATGTGGCCCGACAACCCCGGCGCCGGGCCGGGCTGGACCACCAGCCGCGAGTTCTATTTCCGCCGGGTTGAGGATGTGCGCCAGGCTATGCTCGACAACGGCCTGGGCGACATGAAGGTGTGGGTCACCGAGTTCGGCTGGGCCACGCGCAATAACACGCCAGGCTATGGCTTCGGCAATAACACCTCGCTCGACGAGCAGGCCGCCTATATCAAGCGCGCGTTCGAGATGGGCCGCAACGAGTATGGCGCGTGGATGGGCGGCATGTTCCTGTGGCAGCTCAACTTTGCTGTACTGTGGAAGTACAACGGCAACGAGCTACACGAGCAGGCCTCGTTCGGCGTGCTGAATGGCGACTGGAGTCCGCGCCCGTCGTATTACGCCATCCAGAGCATACCCAAGAACTAG
- a CDS encoding HDIG domain-containing protein — MANHETQLIAAALARGDTDALRVALVDLLSSDAATRLRALDAAGLLTQIIPALEPARTTDQPNVHFLPVLAHSLEAVAAAGWLLHQIGVGPPGVALPAGIRANPSLAYHSRYTVQLRAHFAEPIGRYPRAALFKLGALLHDVAKPQTKQLTPDGGVSFHEHQTIGGEIAAALTRQLGFADDEVRYVRTIVREHMRPGQLAVLDTITMRAVLRFFSATGTAGPDVLLHLLADHMATRGPHMRVRSWIAQAEWIDALLDVIWGAQSEPVVPLANGDDLILAFGLRPGPLIGRLLAAIGAAQADGTITTREQALVLARRLLDQA, encoded by the coding sequence ATGGCCAACCATGAAACCCAACTCATCGCGGCGGCGCTGGCGCGCGGCGATACCGACGCACTCCGGGTGGCGCTGGTCGATCTGCTCAGCAGCGACGCCGCCACCCGGTTGCGCGCGCTCGATGCCGCCGGGCTGCTGACCCAGATCATCCCTGCGCTCGAGCCGGCGCGCACCACCGACCAGCCGAATGTACACTTTCTGCCGGTGCTGGCCCATTCGCTCGAAGCGGTGGCGGCGGCCGGCTGGCTGCTGCACCAGATCGGAGTTGGCCCGCCGGGCGTCGCCCTGCCGGCCGGCATCCGCGCCAACCCAAGCCTGGCCTACCACAGCCGCTACACCGTGCAGCTACGCGCGCATTTCGCCGAGCCGATCGGCCGCTATCCGCGCGCGGCGCTATTCAAGCTCGGCGCGCTGCTGCACGACGTGGCGAAGCCGCAGACCAAGCAACTGACGCCCGATGGCGGCGTCAGCTTCCACGAGCACCAGACGATTGGCGGCGAGATCGCGGCGGCGCTGACGCGGCAGCTGGGGTTTGCCGACGATGAAGTGCGCTATGTCCGAACGATCGTGCGCGAGCACATGCGGCCGGGCCAGCTGGCCGTGCTCGACACGATCACCATGCGCGCGGTGCTGCGCTTCTTCAGCGCCACCGGCACCGCCGGGCCGGATGTGCTGCTGCACCTGCTGGCCGACCACATGGCCACACGTGGGCCGCACATGCGCGTACGCAGCTGGATCGCCCAGGCCGAATGGATCGATGCGCTGCTCGATGTGATCTGGGGCGCGCAAAGCGAGCCGGTTGTGCCGCTGGCCAATGGCGACGACCTGATCCTCGCGTTTGGGCTACGCCCTGGCCCGCTGATCGGCCGGCTGCTGGCGGCGATCGGCGCAGCCCAGGCCGATGGCACGATCACCACGCGCGAGCAGGCGCTGGTGCTGGCGCGGCGGCTGCTAGATCAGGCCTAG
- a CDS encoding isoprenylcysteine carboxylmethyltransferase family protein, translated as MSTKPTTHDRGGIWVAGQMALLAAIVLVPRRLPGLPEWPEPLRQPAVLAGLLVGGAGGLVALAGGRALGANLTPFPRPIEDGQLVQDGIYSLVRHPIYTGILLAALGWALVRASSPALLLSLVLALFFDRKARREEAWLREQYPEYAEYAQRVRRRVW; from the coding sequence ATGTCGACCAAGCCTACAACACATGATCGTGGCGGCATCTGGGTGGCTGGCCAGATGGCGTTGCTCGCGGCGATTGTGCTGGTGCCGCGCCGGCTGCCGGGCCTGCCCGAGTGGCCCGAGCCGTTGCGCCAACCGGCTGTGCTGGCAGGCCTGCTGGTTGGCGGCGCAGGTGGCCTGGTGGCGCTGGCCGGCGGGCGCGCGCTGGGCGCGAATCTCACACCGTTCCCCCGCCCGATCGAGGATGGTCAGCTGGTGCAGGATGGGATCTACAGCCTGGTACGTCACCCGATCTACACGGGTATTCTGCTGGCCGCGCTGGGCTGGGCGCTGGTGCGCGCCAGCTCGCCGGCCTTGCTGTTGAGCCTGGTGCTGGCGCTGTTCTTCGATCGCAAGGCCCGCCGCGAGGAAGCCTGGCTGCGCGAGCAGTACCCCGAGTATGCCGAATACGCCCAGCGTGTGCGCCGGCGGGTGTGGTAA
- a CDS encoding MoxR family ATPase, translating to MQVTSFNSIADIAGLLGTHQYIADVGLSTSLFLALKMGKALLLEGEPGVGKTEVAKVLSVAFGAPLIRLQCYEGIDISQAVYEWNYPRQLLEIQARQLHAPLTEKPSTDDLYSEAFLLRRPLLQAIDHSHTQSPVLLIDELDRADEEFESFLLELLSDFQISIPELGTLKAHYRPIIIITSNRTRELHDALKRRCIYHWIDYPSLAKELAIVNRKAPGLADRLAAQVVAFVQALRRQELAKRPGVAETLDWAEALQHLNAHTLTPETIEATLGIILKYQDDVDKLRGPLAAELLEQVTG from the coding sequence ATGCAGGTCACTTCCTTCAACAGCATTGCCGACATCGCCGGCTTGCTCGGCACACACCAGTATATTGCTGATGTGGGGCTGAGCACCAGCCTGTTTCTGGCGCTGAAAATGGGCAAGGCGCTGCTGCTCGAGGGCGAGCCGGGCGTCGGCAAGACCGAGGTGGCCAAGGTGTTGAGTGTGGCCTTCGGTGCGCCGCTTATTCGGCTGCAGTGTTACGAGGGCATCGACATCAGCCAGGCGGTGTATGAGTGGAACTATCCACGCCAGCTGCTCGAGATCCAGGCACGCCAGCTGCACGCGCCGCTCACAGAAAAGCCCAGCACCGACGACCTGTACTCCGAGGCGTTTCTCCTGCGCCGGCCGCTGCTCCAGGCGATCGACCACAGCCACACGCAATCGCCCGTGTTGCTGATCGACGAGCTCGACCGCGCCGACGAGGAATTCGAGAGCTTTCTGCTCGAGCTGCTCTCGGATTTTCAGATCAGCATCCCTGAGCTTGGCACGCTCAAGGCCCACTACCGCCCGATCATCATCATCACCTCGAATCGCACGCGCGAGCTGCACGACGCGCTAAAACGCCGCTGCATCTACCACTGGATCGACTATCCATCACTCGCCAAAGAGCTCGCGATCGTCAACCGCAAGGCGCCCGGCCTGGCCGACCGGCTGGCCGCGCAGGTGGTGGCCTTCGTGCAGGCGCTACGCCGGCAAGAGCTGGCCAAACGCCCCGGCGTGGCCGAGACGCTCGACTGGGCCGAGGCGCTTCAGCACCTGAACGCCCACACGCTGACACCGGAAACGATTGAGGCAACCCTGGGCATTATTCTGAAATACCAGGACGATGTCGATAAGCTGCGTGGCCCGCTTGCCGCCGAGTTGCTGGAGCAAGTCACTGGCTGA
- a CDS encoding VWA domain-containing protein has translation MQTQGRAFLNNCVLFAQLLRRAGIPVGSDQVLELVGALEWIDLGERAQVYHTARSLLIRRHEHVRLFDALFNRFWRRLDGADRAARPTMPRAPRHRQREQPFTIVTYMAYKARLGDPEVDVVDKSGTASAAELLQRKDFSQMTPEELEQIKRLIAHMRWQISQRETRRRRANRHGKLLDLRGVVRKAAHHGGVPLQLAWQRRQVRQRPLILIADISGSMEKYARLLLQLLYSASRSLARTECFVFGTRLTRITDQLRLRNIDQAVDAAAREVADWAGGTRIGASLQAFNHSWARRVLGRGAVVLIISDGWEQGGSERLARELRQLRRRCHRLIWLNPLLGHPSYQPRAGGMQAALAEIDDFLPIHNLQSLADLATRLGTLDRRRGRR, from the coding sequence ATGCAAACCCAGGGCCGCGCCTTTCTAAATAACTGTGTGCTGTTCGCCCAGCTGCTGCGCCGGGCCGGCATCCCGGTGGGCAGCGACCAGGTGCTCGAGCTGGTGGGCGCGCTCGAGTGGATCGACCTGGGCGAGCGTGCGCAGGTGTATCACACCGCGCGCAGCCTGCTGATCCGCCGCCACGAGCACGTGCGCCTGTTCGACGCACTCTTCAACCGCTTCTGGCGGCGCCTGGATGGCGCTGATCGCGCGGCCCGCCCGACGATGCCGCGCGCGCCGCGCCACCGCCAGCGTGAGCAGCCATTCACGATCGTGACATACATGGCCTACAAGGCCCGCCTGGGCGACCCCGAGGTCGACGTGGTGGACAAATCGGGCACGGCCAGCGCGGCCGAGCTATTGCAGCGTAAAGACTTTTCGCAGATGACGCCCGAGGAGCTTGAGCAGATCAAGCGGCTCATCGCGCATATGCGCTGGCAGATCAGCCAGCGTGAGACGCGCCGGCGCCGCGCCAATCGCCACGGCAAGCTCCTCGATCTGCGCGGGGTCGTACGCAAAGCCGCCCACCACGGCGGCGTACCGCTCCAGCTGGCCTGGCAGCGCCGGCAGGTACGCCAGCGCCCGCTGATCCTGATCGCCGATATCAGCGGATCGATGGAGAAATACGCGCGCCTGCTGCTGCAATTGTTGTACAGCGCATCGCGCAGCCTGGCGCGCACCGAGTGCTTTGTGTTCGGCACGCGGCTGACGCGGATCACCGACCAGCTGCGGCTGCGCAACATCGACCAGGCGGTCGATGCGGCGGCGCGCGAGGTGGCCGACTGGGCCGGCGGTACACGCATCGGTGCGAGCTTGCAGGCCTTCAACCACAGCTGGGCGCGGCGCGTGCTGGGGCGCGGCGCGGTGGTGCTGATCATCAGCGACGGCTGGGAGCAGGGTGGCAGCGAGCGGCTGGCGCGCGAGCTACGCCAGCTGCGCCGGCGCTGCCACCGGCTGATCTGGCTGAACCCACTGCTGGGCCATCCCTCGTACCAGCCGCGCGCCGGCGGCATGCAGGCAGCACTGGCCGAGATCGACGACTTCCTGCCGATCCATAACTTGCAAAGCCTGGCCGACCTGGCCACACGGCTGGGCACGCTCGATCGGCGGCGCGGCCGGCGTTGA
- a CDS encoding xanthine dehydrogenase family protein subunit M: MIPGAFDYLAPRTVDEAVAVLAAHGDDAKVLAGGQSLIPAMRFRLAAPTVLIDINRLSMLEYIREEPGYLAIGALTREHALEHAPTIAHAYPLLADAARVIADPLVRNRATVGGNIAHADPANDHPAVMLAYGAQVLAHGPAGSRLIPIDELFVGLFETALTHDELLTEIRIPTPAPGAGGAYLKIERKVGDYAVAAVAVQLTLSAGRCTAARLALTNVASVPMRSPGAEQVLIGQELTDAVLEAAGRAAAAECDPSSDLRGTAEYKRDLVRVLVKRAVRKAAERAKVTR, from the coding sequence ATGATCCCAGGAGCATTCGACTACCTGGCGCCACGCACCGTTGACGAGGCGGTGGCGGTGCTGGCAGCCCACGGCGATGACGCCAAGGTTCTGGCAGGTGGACAAAGCCTGATCCCGGCCATGCGCTTCCGGCTAGCCGCGCCGACCGTGCTGATCGACATCAACCGCCTGAGCATGCTCGAGTATATTCGCGAAGAGCCAGGCTACCTGGCGATTGGCGCGCTGACCCGCGAGCACGCGCTCGAGCACGCGCCCACGATCGCGCACGCCTACCCGCTGCTGGCCGACGCCGCGCGTGTGATCGCCGACCCGCTGGTGCGCAACCGCGCCACTGTCGGCGGCAATATCGCCCACGCCGACCCGGCCAACGACCACCCGGCCGTGATGCTGGCCTACGGCGCCCAGGTGCTGGCGCACGGCCCCGCCGGCAGCCGCCTCATCCCGATCGACGAGCTATTTGTTGGCCTGTTCGAAACCGCGCTGACCCACGATGAGCTGCTCACCGAGATCCGCATCCCCACACCCGCGCCTGGCGCCGGCGGAGCCTACCTCAAGATCGAACGCAAAGTCGGCGACTACGCTGTGGCCGCCGTGGCGGTACAACTGACGCTCAGCGCCGGCCGCTGCACCGCCGCACGCCTGGCGCTGACCAATGTCGCCAGCGTGCCGATGCGTTCGCCCGGCGCCGAGCAGGTGCTGATCGGCCAGGAACTGACCGACGCGGTGCTCGAGGCAGCCGGCCGCGCCGCCGCCGCCGAGTGCGATCCGTCATCCGACCTGCGCGGTACCGCCGAGTACAAGCGCGACCTGGTGCGTGTGCTGGTGAAACGCGCTGTGCGCAAAGCCGCCGAGCGAGCGAAGGTGACACGGTGA
- a CDS encoding (2Fe-2S)-binding protein — translation MSKHTITLTVNGESRGGEVESRLLLVHFIREQLSLTGTHIGCDTTSCGACTVLLDGRPIKSCTIFAVQADGHSVETIEGVAQGGDLHPLQAGFWEQHGLQCGFCTPGMIMTAKALLASNPNPSEDEIRHGIAGNLCRCTGYVKIVEAIQYAAAKLREQQPEEVAA, via the coding sequence ATGAGCAAACACACGATCACCCTCACCGTCAATGGCGAATCGCGCGGCGGCGAAGTCGAGAGCCGCCTGCTGCTGGTACACTTCATCCGCGAGCAGCTGAGCCTCACCGGCACGCACATTGGCTGCGACACCACCAGCTGCGGCGCATGCACCGTGCTGCTGGACGGCCGGCCGATCAAGAGCTGCACGATCTTCGCGGTGCAGGCCGATGGCCACAGCGTCGAGACGATCGAGGGCGTGGCGCAGGGCGGCGACCTGCACCCGCTGCAGGCAGGCTTCTGGGAGCAGCACGGCCTGCAGTGCGGCTTCTGCACCCCCGGCATGATCATGACGGCCAAAGCGCTGCTCGCAAGCAACCCGAACCCCAGCGAAGACGAGATCCGCCACGGCATCGCGGGCAACCTGTGCCGCTGCACCGGCTATGTCAAGATCGTCGAGGCCATCCAGTACGCCGCCGCCAAGCTGCGCGAGCAGCAGCCCGAGGAGGTAGCCGCATGA
- a CDS encoding carbon-monoxide dehydrogenase large subunit, translated as MGHRMKRKEDPRFIQGRGNYVDDVKLPGMLYMDIVRSPYAHAKIKSIDASAALKLPGVLAVITGEDLKKAGNLHWMPTLMSDTQMVLPIEKVVYYAQEVCVVIATDRYIAADAIQHIVVDYDPLPAVVDPFEALKDTVIVRDDKAEQTNHIWHWEAGNRDATDQVFSQAAHVVRQYMHIPRIHVASIETCGMVADFNKTTGKLKIYMTSQAPHAHRTVFALVSGIPEQKIQIISPDIGGGFGGKVPVYPGYVCCAVASLVTGKPVKWIEDRSENLQADSFARDYHITAEMAADASGKITGLRVQTLADNGAADAAANPSKFPAGLYSIATGSYDMQAAHIAVDGVYTTKPPGGVAYRCSFRVTEAVHMIERMADIMAHDLGEDPAAFRMKNFIKPEQFPYKSPTGWEYDSGNYAEALRVAMDMIGYDELRNEQAEKRARGELMGIGISSFTEVVGAGPSRDYDILGIKMFDSAEIRIHPTGKAIARFGTKSQGQGHETTYAQIIAEELGLPANDIEVEEGDTDTAPYGLGTYASRSTPTAGAAAAMAARKIRAKARKIAAYLLEVGEDDLEWHVDRWQVQGSPDQAKTIQDIAFAAYTNHPPGMEAGLEATDYYDPPNLTFPFGSYIAVVDIDSGTGEVKVRRFVAVDDCGNIINPLVVEGQIHGGLTMGLAPALFEEIVYDENGVNLTGTFSDYLLPTAVETPKWELGKTITPSPHHPIGAKGVGESPTVGAPPAIANAVVDALWHLGVRHIDIPITPYKVWKILRERGVTD; from the coding sequence ATGGGCCACCGCATGAAACGCAAGGAAGACCCGCGCTTCATCCAGGGGCGCGGCAACTACGTCGATGACGTGAAGCTGCCGGGCATGCTCTATATGGACATTGTGCGCAGCCCCTACGCCCACGCCAAGATCAAAAGCATCGACGCCAGCGCCGCGCTGAAGCTCCCCGGCGTGTTGGCGGTGATCACCGGCGAGGATCTGAAGAAGGCCGGCAACCTGCACTGGATGCCCACGCTGATGTCGGACACCCAGATGGTGCTGCCGATCGAGAAGGTAGTGTACTACGCCCAGGAGGTCTGCGTCGTAATCGCCACCGACCGCTACATCGCCGCCGATGCCATCCAGCACATCGTGGTCGATTACGATCCACTGCCGGCGGTGGTCGATCCGTTCGAGGCGCTCAAGGACACCGTGATCGTTCGCGACGACAAGGCCGAGCAGACCAACCACATCTGGCACTGGGAGGCCGGCAACCGCGACGCGACCGACCAGGTATTCAGCCAGGCCGCGCATGTGGTGCGCCAGTACATGCACATCCCGCGCATCCACGTGGCCTCGATCGAAACCTGCGGCATGGTCGCCGACTTCAATAAAACCACCGGCAAGCTGAAGATCTACATGACCTCGCAGGCGCCGCACGCGCACCGCACCGTGTTCGCGCTGGTGAGCGGCATCCCCGAGCAGAAGATCCAGATCATCTCGCCCGACATCGGCGGCGGCTTCGGCGGCAAGGTGCCAGTGTACCCCGGCTATGTCTGCTGCGCGGTCGCCAGCCTCGTCACCGGCAAGCCGGTCAAGTGGATCGAGGATCGCAGCGAGAACCTGCAGGCCGACAGCTTCGCGCGCGACTACCACATCACCGCCGAGATGGCCGCCGACGCCAGCGGCAAGATCACTGGCCTGCGCGTGCAGACACTGGCCGACAACGGCGCGGCCGATGCGGCCGCCAACCCCTCGAAGTTCCCGGCCGGCCTGTACAGCATCGCCACCGGCTCGTACGACATGCAAGCCGCGCATATTGCTGTCGATGGCGTATATACCACCAAGCCGCCCGGCGGCGTGGCCTACCGCTGCTCGTTCCGCGTCACCGAGGCCGTGCATATGATCGAGCGCATGGCCGATATCATGGCCCACGACCTGGGCGAAGATCCGGCCGCGTTCCGCATGAAGAACTTCATCAAGCCCGAGCAGTTCCCGTACAAATCGCCAACCGGCTGGGAGTACGACAGCGGCAACTATGCCGAGGCGCTGCGCGTGGCCATGGATATGATCGGCTACGACGAGCTGCGCAACGAGCAGGCCGAGAAACGCGCGCGCGGCGAGCTGATGGGCATCGGCATCTCGAGTTTCACCGAGGTGGTGGGCGCCGGCCCCTCGCGCGATTACGACATCCTGGGAATCAAGATGTTCGATAGCGCCGAGATCCGCATCCACCCGACCGGCAAGGCCATCGCGCGCTTCGGCACCAAAAGCCAGGGCCAGGGCCACGAGACCACCTATGCCCAGATCATCGCCGAAGAGCTGGGCCTGCCGGCCAACGATATCGAGGTGGAAGAAGGCGACACCGACACCGCGCCCTACGGCCTGGGCACCTACGCCAGCCGCTCGACGCCGACTGCCGGTGCGGCGGCGGCCATGGCCGCGCGCAAGATCCGCGCCAAAGCCCGCAAGATCGCGGCCTACCTGCTCGAGGTGGGCGAGGACGACCTGGAGTGGCATGTTGACCGCTGGCAGGTGCAGGGTTCGCCCGACCAGGCCAAGACCATCCAGGATATCGCGTTTGCGGCCTATACCAACCACCCGCCGGGCATGGAGGCCGGACTCGAGGCCACCGACTACTACGATCCGCCCAACCTGACCTTCCCATTCGGCTCGTACATCGCAGTGGTCGACATCGATAGCGGCACCGGCGAGGTGAAGGTGCGGCGCTTCGTGGCGGTCGACGACTGCGGCAACATCATCAACCCGCTGGTGGTCGAAGGCCAGATCCACGGTGGCCTGACCATGGGCCTGGCGCCTGCGCTATTCGAGGAGATCGTCTACGACGAGAATGGCGTCAACCTGACCGGCACGTTCTCGGACTACCTGCTGCCCACGGCGGTGGAAACGCCCAAATGGGAGCTGGGCAAGACGATCACGCCATCGCCACACCACCCGATCGGCGCCAAGGGTGTGGGCGAGTCGCCGACTGTGGGCGCGCCGCCGGCTATCGCTAACGCGGTGGTCGACGCGCTGTGGCATCTGGGCGTGCGCCATATCGACATCCCGATCACGCCATACAAGGTCTGGAAGATCCTGCGCGAGCGCGGGGTGACCGACTAG
- a CDS encoding XdhC family protein — translation MPHDFYARAAELSARGEPFVTATVVRAERPTSAKPGDKAIVTADGVLEGWIGGSCAQPAVLAEAQHALAHGQARLLRLSTTPEAQAPRAGLIDLPMTCFSGGALEIYLEPQLPTPRLLVVGGGPVAHALLRLGALMRYRVLAADLDGAPAAEHIADLSQLAALATPQTYAVVASHGAYDEIALGYLLRGAPAYVALVASKTRAQAVLEYLAGEGLAPEQLSMLKAPAGLDIGAAGAEEVAVSIMAEIIQRKRALSSVATMIVEERAPLADPSEAIDPVCGMHVT, via the coding sequence ATGCCCCACGATTTCTACGCCCGCGCGGCCGAGCTGAGTGCGCGCGGCGAGCCGTTCGTCACTGCCACAGTGGTGCGCGCCGAGCGGCCGACCTCGGCCAAGCCCGGCGACAAAGCGATCGTCACGGCCGACGGTGTGCTGGAGGGCTGGATCGGCGGCAGCTGCGCCCAGCCGGCCGTGCTGGCCGAGGCGCAGCACGCATTGGCCCATGGGCAAGCGCGGCTGCTACGGCTCTCGACCACGCCCGAGGCCCAGGCGCCGCGCGCCGGGCTGATCGACCTGCCCATGACCTGTTTCAGCGGCGGCGCGCTCGAGATCTACCTCGAGCCGCAGCTGCCCACACCCCGGCTGCTGGTAGTCGGCGGCGGGCCAGTCGCACACGCGCTGCTGCGATTGGGCGCGCTGATGCGCTACCGTGTGCTCGCGGCCGACCTCGACGGTGCGCCAGCGGCCGAGCACATAGCCGACCTGAGCCAGCTCGCCGCACTGGCGACGCCGCAGACCTACGCGGTGGTGGCCAGCCACGGCGCCTACGACGAGATCGCGCTCGGCTACCTGCTGCGCGGCGCGCCGGCATACGTGGCGCTGGTGGCCAGCAAAACGCGCGCGCAGGCCGTGCTGGAATACCTGGCCGGTGAGGGCCTGGCACCCGAGCAGCTGAGCATGCTCAAAGCGCCAGCCGGGCTCGACATTGGGGCGGCTGGGGCCGAGGAGGTGGCCGTCAGCATCATGGCCGAGATCATCCAGCGCAAGCGCGCGCTGAGCAGTGTGGCGACCATGATCGTTGAGGAGCGCGCGCCGCTTGCCGACCCATCCGAAGCGATCGACCCGGTGTGCGGGATGCATGTAACCTAG
- a CDS encoding YHS domain-containing protein, which yields MGPNLGVTIAGARYTAVHDEQMFYFCCPGCRTAFRKNPAEYLGG from the coding sequence TTGGGGCCAAATCTAGGTGTAACGATCGCAGGGGCACGCTACACTGCGGTACACGATGAGCAGATGTTCTACTTCTGCTGCCCAGGCTGCCGGACGGCGTTTCGTAAGAACCCAGCGGAATATCTGGGTGGTTAA